The proteins below come from a single Benincasa hispida cultivar B227 chromosome 4, ASM972705v1, whole genome shotgun sequence genomic window:
- the LOC120075287 gene encoding 40S ribosomal protein S15a-5-like: protein MGRRILNDALRAIVNAERRGKSMVELKPISTVMSSFLKVMKDHGYIKDFQVHDPQRVGRITVELQGRIKDCKAITHRQDIKAKDIEAYRLRTLPTHQWGYVVITTPEGILDHEEAMKRNVGGQVLGFFH from the exons ATGGGAAGGAGGATTTTGAACGATGCATTAAGAGCTATTGTCAATGCTGAGAGGAGGGGAAAATCTATGGTGGAACTGAAACCCATTTCGACTGTCATGTCTTCTTTCCTTAAAGTCATGAAAGATCATG GATATATCAAGGACTTTCAAGTTCACGATCCACAAAGAGTCGGAAGGATAACAGTTGAGCTGCAAGGTAGGATCAAGGATTGCAAGGCTATCACCCACAGGCAGGACATCAAGGCAAAGGATATTGAAGCTTACAGATTACGAACACTTCCAACACACCAG TGGGGTTATGTTGTGATTACTACTCCAGAAGGCATCTTGGATCATGAAGAGGCAATGAAAAGGAATGTTGGGGGTCAGGTCCTTGGATTCTTTCATTAG